In the genome of Helicovermis profundi, the window TCTGCAGTTGATGGCATAGTAGTTATTAAAAGTTTAAACTATAATGACGATAATTATCATGATATATTTGAAGGTCAAAATACAATTTATGCTTGTCATAAATTATTGAGAGGTTAGAAAATGTTTAAGAAAGCTAAAAAAATATTAAAAGATAGCGTAGTAATTGATGCGCATTTAGATTTAGGCGGAATTGTATATAATAATAGGATACTAGGAAAAACTAAAATTTTAAATGAATTATTTTTAAGTGATTTTAGAGAAGCTAGTGTTAATTTTATTATTGCAGCAATATTTGTAGAAACACCTTTTCTTGATAGTGCACTTAAAATGGCGTTACTTCAAATTGAACATTTGAAAGCAGATATAAAAGAGTGTAAAGATTTTGTTTTGGTTAAAAATTCTTTTGAAATGGAAGAAGCTCTTAAAGAAAATAAAATTGGTATAATTATGTCTTTAGAAGGATTAGAACCTATTGGTAGAAATATAGAACTATTAAATACCTTTTATGAATTAGGAATAAGAGGGTTTGGTGTAACATGGTCTAGAAGAAATTTTGTTGCAGATGGTTCTTATTTTGCTAGTCCTAGAGAAGGAGTACTTGGAGGATTGACACCATTTGGAATTGAAGTTATGAAAAAAGCTGAAGAATTGGGTTTATTTATTGATATAAGTCATATTAATGATATTGGCTTTAAAGATGTTTTTAAGTACACTACTTCAGCAATAATTGCGTCACATTCAAATTCGAGAAAATTAAATAATATAACAAGAAATTTAAATGATGAACAAATTATTAAAATAGCAAATAGAAATGGTGTTATAGGCGTAAATGCATATAAATCTATAGTTTCAAGCAATGAGTTAAAACAAAATATAATTGGTTTATGTGATCATATAGATTATATTGTGAATTTAACTAGTGATGAAAATATTGGTTTTGGATTTGATTTGTGTACGAAATATTACAATACTGGTAAAATGTACGATTCTCTTAGAGATCACAAAGAAATTATTGGATTAACTATTGAACTTTTAAATAGAGGGTATTCTGAAAAAAGCATAAAAAATATTATAGGAAACAATTTTTATAGTTATTTATTAGAAAAATTGAGATAATTATAAAAATATATTTAAAATCAAAGTTCCCCTTTGATATATATATAAATATTTTGTTTAGCAAAAAAGATTATATAACGTATTTAATTATAAAATATATGTTGTATAATCTTTTTGTTGTATTGTTTTTTACATAATTAAATTTTCAAGTATATGAATATTAAAGTAAATAATATATAATGTAAAAATAGAGAATGAAAAGAAAGAGAAAAGTTGGTGTTTATATGCAAAAAATATTTTTGGTAGGCGTTGGTGGTTTTATAGGAGCATCATTTAGGTATTATTTTTCAGGACTTTTTGTTAAATATGTAAGTCAAACTTACCCTTATGGAACATTATTTGTTAATATTCTTGGTGCACTTTTAATAGGGTTTATTATGGAAGCTAGTTTAGACTTTGCATTTATAACACCATCAATGAGATTATTATTAACTACTGGTATGTTAGGTGGATTAACTACTTTTTCGACATTTAGCTACGAAACAATTGGTATGTTATCTGATGGTAATTATGTTATAGGTTCTGTAAATATATTAGCAAATGTTTCTTTTAGTTTGCTTGCAGTTGTAGTGGGTAGATATTTAGCTCAGCTTATGTAAGGAGGCCGTATGAAAGTTAGAAAAGGTAAAATGCTTAAAATTTTTGTAGGTGAATCCGATAGATATCACGGAAAATCACTATTTGAATTAATTGTTAAGGAAATTAGGGAAGAAGGACTTTCGGGAGCAACAGTTATAAGGGGGATTGAAGGATTTGGCAAGAGTAGTAATATTCATACAACTCATATTTTAAGACTTTCTGAAAGATTACCAATATTAATTGAAGTGATAGATACAAATGAGAAAATTGACGAACTTCTTCATGTACTTAAAAAGTACTTAAATATGGGAATGTTTGTTACCTTAGACAATATAAATATTATTGAGAAAATAGAGGATTGATGGGTAAAATTATGGAAAAAGAAAAATTTATAGAAATAGAAAATAATAATATTGTAAATGAAAATCAAAAGAAAATAACAATTTTTACAGAAGATGATAAAGAAATTAAGTGTAATGTAGTTGCTATATTTAAAAATGAAAAAAATGCTAGTGAATATATAGCAATTGTGCCAGAAAATGAAACAAAGGTTTATTTATATGGCTTTAAAAATGTAGAAAATGTACCTGAACTTAATAAAATAGAAAGTGATGAAGAATTTCAAATAGTAAGTGATATTTTCAATTCAATGCTTGAATAATATTTAATATAACTGTAAAATTTAAATCATTAAATAAATGTATAATGTAAGTATAGTCAATTAAAGGAGAAATATTATGTATTACGTTACTATATTTGCAATTCTATCTGATGCACAATTTGGTACAACAAGGTATCAAGATATTGATAAAAAATTCATAAAAAAATATGATTTATTTGAAGAAGCTTATGAAGCTTTAAATAGTATAAAAAACACAAATTTAAAACATAATTTTCCTTATGCTGTAATTGAAAAAATTGATACAAGAAAAAACGGAAAATTAGTAGAAGAGCAAAAACTATTTAAACTTAATTTTACTTCAAATAAATACGAAAGCGAAACACGAGAAACTTTACTTAGTATTGCAACAAAAACATCTTTGAATCCATTTGAGGATGCTCAGTTTATAATTAGATAGGACTTAAGGGTTCTATTTTTTTTATATTAGTTCAAAAAAAGTAGTATAAATTGCATATATTTAATTAGTGGTATCCTGTGTATGAGTAACTAAGAAAATGATGATTATAAATTAAAGACCAGCTAGTAATAGTCAAGTAATTTAATAAAAAAAGTTCTTATTAAAAATGAGCATACTAAATAATGCTCGAGTAAAAATGAACATTCAATATTATTTACTGTAAAAATATTTATTAAGCAGCAACAGGATTATGAAGTTTAGATTCTAAAAACATCCTTTTGTGGACGAGTGGATTTCTAACTTCATATGGTTTTTGATTTTTTAGTATTGAAAAAATATAGCGAAGTAGTTTATTCATAACAGCTACAAGTTTAACTTTTTTCTTTTTCTTATCAAGGGCTATGTGATAATATTCATACAAAACAAGATTTATTGGCTTTTTATTTTTACTTGTACGTATTGAAGCAAGAGCGACTGTGTACAAAGCTCTTCTACCTATAGCAGTACCACGTTTGGACATTTTATTGCGATCACCGCTAAAATTGCCAGATTGATTAACGCTAGGATCTACACCGAAAAAAGCTACAAGTTGTTGAGGCTTAGAAAAATTATTAATATCACCCATTTCAACTAACAAAGTAATTGCAGTTATATCACCAAGACCTTTGAAACTTTTAAGAAGATTAATATTTTGTTTAAATACTTCTCCAAAAGAGGCATTGTCAATATATTGGTGAATTTCATCTACAATATTTCTAAGTTGATTTGTATAAAAATCAAAACTTTCGCTAAAACGTATTACTTTAGATTCAAAAAGCAAGGGAGTAATACCAATGATATTGGCACTATTAGCGATTTTTATAAGTTTGTTATATTTATTATTAGCCCAACTAGAACCACGTCTTGATGACTTTGTTAGAAGTTCAATAACAACTTTGGGCTCAGCGTTAAGAAGATGTTTAGGTGTTGGATATTTTCTAATAAATATTAAAGGTGTCTTACCTGTTATATTAGCAAATGCATTTTGAAGTCCTGGATAGTTAATATAAATATTATTTGAGAAAGTTTTTTTCAAATTTGCCTTTAAATCAACAACTTTGTAATACTCACGAACTAGGAGTTTAAGGTGTAAAAACTCCTCACTAGTGAATGTTGAAGTCTTTACATTATCAAATTTACAAATTTTTGCGATGGAAAGAGAATCTAATTTATCAGTTTTTACTTTTCTTATGTTCGAATTCTTGTTAGAATTAGTTATCAGAGGATTTATTACATGTATATCAATCTGATTTTTAACAAGAAAATGAAGAAGAGTAAGATGATATATTCCCGTGGATTCGCAAAATACTTTGGGACTATCGTTAAACTCTTCTTCAATTTTTTGTAGAAAAAGAAGAAGTTTATTGAAGCCCCCAAGTGTATGGCTAATTTTAAGGTTCTTACGGAATACGTCGCCATTAGGTTTTAAAGCAGTAACTACTGAAAAATTAGCAGCAACATCAATGCCTACAACAGGCAAATGGTAATAGTTAGACATAAAATAACCCCCATTTAAAATAATAAAGAGTAACAATAATTAGTGAGTCAATTAACCTTGTAAGTGACACGAATAATTCTCTAATAATATTTATGATCAAAGAGAAATTCAACCAGCTAAATCAAAGAATCTCACAATAATGCAAGCTTTGTTACGAATATAAACTCAAGAAATGAGTCATTCAAGGAGAAGACGCATATACTCTTTATGAGATAACTATAATAGAAAAATTACAGTATGTTAAGTGGTTGAACTTATTTTTAATCACAAACAATATAAATGAATTAGGTAAGAATATTCGCAAGAAACTTAAGCAATATTTCTAACCTAATTATACAAGGAGTAGGAATTGAAAATTACTATAATATCTGTAGGTAAGATAAAAGAGAAGTATTTTACTTTAGCAATTGAAGAATATAGAAAAAGATTAAGTCGATATTGCACATTAAACCTTATAGAAGTTGCTGATGAAAAAGCCCCAGAGACATTATCAGATAAGGATATGAATATCGTTAAGAAAAAAGAAGGAGATAGAATTCTTTCAAAAATAAAAGATCCACAGCACGTTATAGCATTAGCTATTGAAGGGGGTCAAAGATCTTCAGTTGAATTTGCCAAGGAAATTGAAAAATATGCAATAGATGGGAAGTCGGATATTGTATTTGTTATTGGTGGAAGTTTAGGCATACATAAAGATGTTCTAAATAGAGCTAATGGCACAATTTCATTTAGTAAAATGACTTTTCCCCATCAATTAATGAAAGTTGTTTTATTAGAACAGGTATATAGGGGTTTTAGGATTATTAGAGGTGAACCGTATCACAAGTGAGTGGATGTTAAGTTAATATATATATACTCTTAGCTTTAATATAAAAAATAAGAGTAGTATGGAGGATAAAAATGACTGAATTATTAGCACCGGCAGGAAATATGGAAGCTTTAAAAGCTGCAATTTCTAATGGCTGTGATGCAGTATACTTAGGAATGCAAAAATTTGGTGCACGTGCATACTCATCTAATTTTGATTTAGAATCATTAAAAGAGGCGCTTACGTATGCACACCTTAGGAATGTTAAAATTTACGTTACAATGAATACTATTGTTTTCGAAAATGAAGTTGAAGAGATGAAAGAACAGATAAACAAACTAAATGAAATCGGTGTTGAAGGAATTATTGTCCAGGATCTGGCTGCTTTTGATTATGTAGTTAGAAACTTTCTTGATATGCAAGCACATTGTTCAACTCAAATGGGAATAGACGATTTAGATGGCACTTTATTATTGAAAGAACTTGGTGCCAAAAGAGTTGTCTTATCTCGTGAAGTTGAGATTGAAAAAGTAAAAGAAATAAAAAGAGTAGCTAAAATACCTTTAGAAATTTTTGTTCATGGTGCATTATGTGTATCCTATTCTGGAAACTGTCTAATGTCTGGATTAATTGGCTACAGAAGCGGAAACCGTGGAAGATGTGTTGGTTCATGCCGAAAGGAATATGAACTAATTGATAAGACTACTAATATTTCCCTAGGAAAGAGCTATATACTTTCTACTAAGGAATTAAATACAATTGATTATATAAATGACTTAAAAGAAATTGATTCTTTAAAAATAGAAGGCCGAATGAAAGAGCCGGCATATGTTGCTAATGTTGTTTCAAAATATCGTATGGCATTAGATAATAAAATAACCGAAGAAGATAAAGATAGTCTGAGCAAAACATTTAATAGGACTTTTACTAAAGGGTATTTATTTCACGAAAATGCAAAGGATATTACAAATATTTTAAGGCCTAATAATTATGGTTATGAAATTGGAAGAATTGGCAAGAGTGTTAAGGGCATGTATGAAATAAAGCTTACACGAACTTTAAATCAAAACGATATAATTAGAATAAGTCATAATAATGAAGATGTAAATTTAACTGCTGTAAAATTGTATGATAAAGAAGGTAATTTAATTAATAAAGCAGATGATGTCTGCTTTATCAAGATTAAAGAAAAAATATCTAATGGTGATTTAGTATATATAACAAAGAATTATTTATTTTACAAAGAGTTAGAATTAGCGAAAGAAAAAGAATTTAAGCGTTTTAATCTAGATATTAAAGTGTATGCATATTCAGATTCCAAGCTTATTATAGATGCAGAGGGATTGGGTTTCCATTATATATATGAAAGTGAGGAAACACTAGATGAAGCAATTAGTAATCCGACAACAAAAGAGCAGCTAACAAAGCAATTATCAAGATTAAATGATACTATATTTGAACTTAATCATGTAGATTTTGATGAATATAATGCATTTATTCCAGCTAAACTCCTAAATACAGCTAGAAGAGATATTGTACAAGGCTTATACGACTTAAAACTTAACAGCCAAAAGAAAAGAACAAAGCTATCAGACAAAAAAGAAAAAATAAGTTTTGATCCTAAAAAACCATACTTCACAGCCACTGTAACAACTAAGGAACAGTACGATGCTTGTGTGAGCTGTGGAATTAAAGAAATCTACTTTGAAAAAATTATTAGAAGAAATCAAAATGATTATAAGGAAAAAGAAGGCCAACTGCTTCTTGGTGGATATGGAGGAATTTATCATTACAGAAAAACCAATCCCTTTGTTACGGATTATTCTTTAAATGTGGTTAATTCTACTAGTTGCTATGAATTATATAGATTAGGTGCAAAACGAGTAACTTTATCTTATGAATTGAATAAGAGTCAAATTACAGGTTTAATTAACGCTTATTATAAAGAAAACGATGGTTATCCTGCACTTGAAATGATTGTATATGGTAAGGCTCCATTGATGTATACAAAATATTGTCCAATGAAAAAATTGAATCAATGCAGTATTTGTAAAATAAAGAGTTATGAGTTAAAAGATGAGCATGGAACCTTTCCTATGATTTCTCATGATGATTGTTCAACAACTATTCTAAATGGGAAAACGCTTAATCTTTTAGATGAATTACAAAGCATAAAAGGAATAGAAGCATTTAGATTGAATTTTACAATTGAGTCAAAAAATCAAGTTGTAGAAACTATTAATACAGCCTTAAGCAAATTAAATGGCTCAATGAATAAATCGAGTTTTAATCAGGAAACCGATACAAGAGGACATTTTAATAAAGAAATTTTGTAATGAATTTACAGTTAAATCGGACGTTATCTTCAAAAGCTTCCCCCTTAGTCTATTGGATAGATGTATTAGGGGGATTCTATTGTTTATATTTCATGCCATTAATCCCAAGTTTTCCAAATTTCCGGCTTATATCCAATAGTAGCTTTCTTACCATTTCTTACGATTGGAGTTATAAGAACTTCTGTATAATCTAGAAGGATATTTGAAATAGTTTCAGGATCTCTTGTAAATGATAATCCACTTTCTTCGTAAAATGATGAATTTTCATTGATTAAATTTTCTAAACCAATAGATTGTGCAATGCTTTTTAATTCACCAGGGCTGATTCCTTTTTGAATTAAATCTATTTTTTGAAATTTTATTTTTCTCTCCTTAAAATACCTTTCTGCTTTTTTTGTTTCAAAACATTTTTTCTTTCCAAAAATCTGAATATTCATTTTAGCTCCTTTTGTTGTAATAAATAAATTCTACGTACATTATAATAATAGAATATGTCTATGATAAGTCAATAAGTATTTAGTTTTTTTATAAAACTATTAATGTTGTATAGCTTTGTTATAATGATTTTAGACTGTTTTAAAGGAGTAATGATTAGTGAAAAACATAAATCAATGTGAAAACAACGTTTATTATTATATATCAAATCAGAAATTATTTATAAAAATGTCAGATGACAATATAAGAATTGTAGATACAAGGCCTTCTTATTACTATAATGGATGGTTGGATCCAAAAACTAATTCCAATGGTCATATACCAAATTCAGTTAATTTCTCATATAAATGGATTGGAAAAAACAAATCAAATAGTGAACTTATAAAAGAATTTGAAAGGATATCATTAGAAAAACATAATGAAATTGTTTTATACGGTGAAAAGAGTAAAATAGTTTATGATTGTTTAATTAGATTAGGGTATAAAAATGTTAAGATTCTTAAAGAAGGTTTAAATTCATGGTTAAAACTATCTACAAATTTAGATAAACTAGTAGGTTATAAAGCTCTAATTTATCCAAAATGGTTAAATTCTTTAATAAAGGGCGATAATGTAGAAACGATGAAGAACTCAATATACAAACTTTTTGAAGTTAGCTGGGGTGAAGGTGATGACTATAAAGCAGGTCATATTAAAGGAGCTGTTCATATTGATACAGAAGAATTTGAAGAAAGACCTCTTTGGAATAGAAAATCAGATAAAGATATAGAAAAAGCTTTAATAAAAAATGGAATAAGGTTAGACTCAACAGTACTACTTTATGGACTTGATACAAGAGCCGTTTCAAGGGTTGCTATTATTTTAAAATATGCTGGTGTTAAAGATGTAAGGATACTAGATGGCGGTTTTAAACTCTGGGTGGCGGAAGGTTATGAAATTGAAAGAAAAATAAATAGTAAAATTTCTACTTTAAATTTTGCAAATAAAACTCGAATAAATAGTAATTATATAATTGATAAAAATGAATTGCAACGAAGAATGAAATATAAAAAAACTAAAGTATTAAGTATCAGAAGTCTTGAAGAGTATAATAAACAAACAAGTGGATATTCATATATATTTAAAAAAGGAAGAATTGAAGGAGATACATTTGGATATGATACTGATTTTTATAGAAATGTTGATGACACTATGTTTAATTATGAACTTATAAAAAAAAATTGGCTTAATAAAAATATTAGTAAAGATGATAATCTGGTCTTTTATTGTGGTACAGGATGGAGAGCTTCTGAGATAGTTTTTTATTCAGAACTAATGGGATGGGAAAATAGCTCATTGTATGATGGCGGTTGGCTAGAGTGGAGCGAAGAAATGTGTAATTAATAATTGAATATTAAGCAAATATGTTGCTATGTTTCTTATTAACTGGGTATATGTAGAAAAAAGTAATTTAATAACTATAATTTTTCTTTAATATCATACGAAAAGAGGAATATATGAAAAAATACAGAAAAAAAATATTAATAATACTAGCTTTTTTATTAATTGTTATTGTACTTAAAATATTCAATATTCAAGCATATTTTAAAGTTGACTTTATAAATGAAAATTTAAAACTAATAAAAAATTATGTTAATGAAAATTTTGTTTTTTCATCATTTATGTATATTATACTATATTCATTAATTGTAGCACTCACTCTTCCCTTTGCTACAATTATAAGCCTTTTAGGTGGTCTTGTTTGGGGAGTAAAATATGGTGTTGTATTAGTAGTGACAGGTGCTACAATTGGAGCGAGTGCAAATTTTTTACTTACAAGGTATTTATTTGGAGAAAGTATTCAAAAAAAATACTCAGGTAAATTAAAAAAAATAAATAGAGAAATAGAGATTAATGGGAAAAATTATTTGTTAACATTAAGGTTGATTCCGATATTTCCATTTTTCTTGATAAATATTGCATCTGGCTTATCTAATATAAGATACATTACTTTTCTTTGGACAACTTTCTTTGGTATTATTCCAGGAACTTTTGCATATGTATACTTTGGATCAAGTTTAAATTATATTAGTAAAAACACATCTTCTCTGCCTCTACCTGTAGTTTTTGGTTTAGTATTTATTGGCTTTATGACAATTGTTCCCGTACTATATAAAAAATTTATAAAAAGTGAAAATCGATAAATAAAAGAGAAAAACTCAGTCCTTCTTAAGAACTGAATTTTTCTCTTTTACTAATTGTAGCTTTTCCTTTTAAATAGTAATTTAAAAAGATAGTTAGTAATAATAGTAAAACTCCATAAATTAGGTGGGAAGTAAAAACATTTGTATGATCTAACATAAGTCCTGATAAAGGCATTGCTAGAGCAACAACTAGATTTGTAACTAAGCTTATAAATGAAAGAATAGTAGCTCGATTATGCGATTCAATGTTTTTATTAATATATTTATTTAAAACTGGGTGATACACTCCACGTGTAATTTGCTGAAAAAGGATAAAAATAACGGCAAATGGAGTTTTAAAGAGACCTAGACCAATAAATGAAGTAATGAGTAACAGATTAATTATAACCATAGTTTTAGGCTTGCTGATTTTCATAAAGAAATCCACGTTTCTTGAAGCAATAGCAGCAACAATGTTAAAAACAAAAAATAGAGAACCATATAAGTATTCTGGAATAGCAACAGCTTTAAAGAATGGAGTATAAAACCAAAATGAAGTTCTATAAAACATATAAAAAATAATTGCGAATAGTGCAATTCCTTTAATTTTACTATTTTTAATAATATATTGAAAGCTTGTTTTTATTAATTCAAAATATTTTTCATTTTTACCTTTTATATTTTTAAGAGGCTTAATAGTAACTTCCTTAAATATTAAAGCTGTGGATGCGGCAAATAGCATTAACACAAATGAGATTATAAATGGCAGATTATGATTTTTAACGTACAGAAAACTCGCAGCTACAGAACCAATTGCTTGAACTATATAAACAATAGATTGACCCTTGCCAAAAATTAATTTAAATTCTATTTCTCGATTTAGTTCAAGAAGAGAGTCGTACAAAAGCGCACTATCAGCACCAGATTTGAAGCAAAATCCCATACTGAAGATTATTTCTGCTACCATATATATATATATTGAGTTTCCAAAAATATAGATTAAAATTGCTATTGCAGAAAAAATAGCACCAAGAGATAAACTATATTTCCTTCCAAATCTATCTGCAATTGCACCAGTTGGAACTTCAAGTAAAAAAATACTAAATGAAAATATAGACTGAAGTATCATTATTTCAGTCATGCTTAACCCCTTAGCTAAAAGATATAGCACAATTATCGGTCCAACAAGGAGAGCGTTCTTAAATATTGAGTATATATAGTAAGTTTTAATATTATTTTTTGTAAGCATTATAAACCTCCATAAAAAGATATTTCCATAAAGTATATATTATTATCCTTTCTAAATCAATAAAAAAATATTAATATGAATAGTTTTATTGATAATACACAACAATATTGAAAATTAAATAATCTTAATATATTTGGGTAATGTATAAATGATTAATTTTATTATATGCTTGTGTAAAATATTAATACAATGTAGCAGAATATTAACAAGAAATACTTATGAATGAAGAAGTTTTCGTATAATATTGGAATATTGACATAATATTTAAATATTTTATTAAATATAATAGAAATAATTAAATTCGAGTAAAATGTCGTAATATTCGAAATATAAATTAAACTTTCATGTGTTTGTGAATAACATACAACACTATTGCTTAAAAGTTTGAAAAAATAACATTTGTTATAGAAACGAAATATATTATTAGTAAAATTTCAATTTTCTATAAATTAAAACTGCTTATTTTGAACTATTTGATAATTCTTTTAGCTTTATGTTATATATAAACATAAAATAGAGTATAATAAGGCATATAAAAAAATATTTATGCACTATTTTCTATTAAAATAATAACTGTGTATTTGCAGTTTTTATGTTAGCTATACCAATAGTGTTACGGTTTATTACAGAATGTTAACATCGCTTATATCCATATAAGTATTGCAATTCTAACGTTTATCAGCTATATTTGTATTGTTAACGGTTTGTTAACACATCGTTTTTATTTACTGAACATTGTGTAAACGAATATTAATGAGAAGTGTGAGAAGGGGGAATTCTATAAATTAATTTATTTTATAGAGAATAGGTTTTTATTTAAAAACATTTTTTAAAAGCGATTATTATCAGAAAATTTAAAAAAAGAAAGGGGTGCAATAATTGGGAAAATTTCTATTTAACAGAATCGTAACAATGATGATTACATTGTTCCTAATTATAACAATTACATTTTTCTTAATGCATGCTATTCCAGGTGGACCATTTACTAGAGAAAAGCCACTTCCACCAGAAGTAATTGCAGCATTAAATGC includes:
- a CDS encoding U32 family peptidase, with translation MTELLAPAGNMEALKAAISNGCDAVYLGMQKFGARAYSSNFDLESLKEALTYAHLRNVKIYVTMNTIVFENEVEEMKEQINKLNEIGVEGIIVQDLAAFDYVVRNFLDMQAHCSTQMGIDDLDGTLLLKELGAKRVVLSREVEIEKVKEIKRVAKIPLEIFVHGALCVSYSGNCLMSGLIGYRSGNRGRCVGSCRKEYELIDKTTNISLGKSYILSTKELNTIDYINDLKEIDSLKIEGRMKEPAYVANVVSKYRMALDNKITEEDKDSLSKTFNRTFTKGYLFHENAKDITNILRPNNYGYEIGRIGKSVKGMYEIKLTRTLNQNDIIRISHNNEDVNLTAVKLYDKEGNLINKADDVCFIKIKEKISNGDLVYITKNYLFYKELELAKEKEFKRFNLDIKVYAYSDSKLIIDAEGLGFHYIYESEETLDEAISNPTTKEQLTKQLSRLNDTIFELNHVDFDEYNAFIPAKLLNTARRDIVQGLYDLKLNSQKKRTKLSDKKEKISFDPKKPYFTATVTTKEQYDACVSCGIKEIYFEKIIRRNQNDYKEKEGQLLLGGYGGIYHYRKTNPFVTDYSLNVVNSTSCYELYRLGAKRVTLSYELNKSQITGLINAYYKENDGYPALEMIVYGKAPLMYTKYCPMKKLNQCSICKIKSYELKDEHGTFPMISHDDCSTTILNGKTLNLLDELQSIKGIEAFRLNFTIESKNQVVETINTALSKLNGSMNKSSFNQETDTRGHFNKEIL
- a CDS encoding DUF190 domain-containing protein; amino-acid sequence: MKVRKGKMLKIFVGESDRYHGKSLFELIVKEIREEGLSGATVIRGIEGFGKSSNIHTTHILRLSERLPILIEVIDTNEKIDELLHVLKKYLNMGMFVTLDNINIIEKIED
- a CDS encoding rhodanese-like domain-containing protein, with amino-acid sequence MKNINQCENNVYYYISNQKLFIKMSDDNIRIVDTRPSYYYNGWLDPKTNSNGHIPNSVNFSYKWIGKNKSNSELIKEFERISLEKHNEIVLYGEKSKIVYDCLIRLGYKNVKILKEGLNSWLKLSTNLDKLVGYKALIYPKWLNSLIKGDNVETMKNSIYKLFEVSWGEGDDYKAGHIKGAVHIDTEEFEERPLWNRKSDKDIEKALIKNGIRLDSTVLLYGLDTRAVSRVAIILKYAGVKDVRILDGGFKLWVAEGYEIERKINSKISTLNFANKTRINSNYIIDKNELQRRMKYKKTKVLSIRSLEEYNKQTSGYSYIFKKGRIEGDTFGYDTDFYRNVDDTMFNYELIKKNWLNKNISKDDNLVFYCGTGWRASEIVFYSELMGWENSSLYDGGWLEWSEEMCN
- a CDS encoding DUF1292 domain-containing protein, which encodes MGKIMEKEKFIEIENNNIVNENQKKITIFTEDDKEIKCNVVAIFKNEKNASEYIAIVPENETKVYLYGFKNVENVPELNKIESDEEFQIVSDIFNSMLE
- a CDS encoding TVP38/TMEM64 family protein, with product MKKYRKKILIILAFLLIVIVLKIFNIQAYFKVDFINENLKLIKNYVNENFVFSSFMYIILYSLIVALTLPFATIISLLGGLVWGVKYGVVLVVTGATIGASANFLLTRYLFGESIQKKYSGKLKKINREIEINGKNYLLTLRLIPIFPFFLINIASGLSNIRYITFLWTTFFGIIPGTFAYVYFGSSLNYISKNTSSLPLPVVFGLVFIGFMTIVPVLYKKFIKSENR
- a CDS encoding MFS transporter, whose product is MLTKNNIKTYYIYSIFKNALLVGPIIVLYLLAKGLSMTEIMILQSIFSFSIFLLEVPTGAIADRFGRKYSLSLGAIFSAIAILIYIFGNSIYIYMVAEIIFSMGFCFKSGADSALLYDSLLELNREIEFKLIFGKGQSIVYIVQAIGSVAASFLYVKNHNLPFIISFVLMLFAASTALIFKEVTIKPLKNIKGKNEKYFELIKTSFQYIIKNSKIKGIALFAIIFYMFYRTSFWFYTPFFKAVAIPEYLYGSLFFVFNIVAAIASRNVDFFMKISKPKTMVIINLLLITSFIGLGLFKTPFAVIFILFQQITRGVYHPVLNKYINKNIESHNRATILSFISLVTNLVVALAMPLSGLMLDHTNVFTSHLIYGVLLLLLTIFLNYYLKGKATISKREKFSS
- a CDS encoding dipeptidase, producing MFKKAKKILKDSVVIDAHLDLGGIVYNNRILGKTKILNELFLSDFREASVNFIIAAIFVETPFLDSALKMALLQIEHLKADIKECKDFVLVKNSFEMEEALKENKIGIIMSLEGLEPIGRNIELLNTFYELGIRGFGVTWSRRNFVADGSYFASPREGVLGGLTPFGIEVMKKAEELGLFIDISHINDIGFKDVFKYTTSAIIASHSNSRKLNNITRNLNDEQIIKIANRNGVIGVNAYKSIVSSNELKQNIIGLCDHIDYIVNLTSDENIGFGFDLCTKYYNTGKMYDSLRDHKEIIGLTIELLNRGYSEKSIKNIIGNNFYSYLLEKLR
- the rlmH gene encoding 23S rRNA (pseudouridine(1915)-N(3))-methyltransferase RlmH; translated protein: MKITIISVGKIKEKYFTLAIEEYRKRLSRYCTLNLIEVADEKAPETLSDKDMNIVKKKEGDRILSKIKDPQHVIALAIEGGQRSSVEFAKEIEKYAIDGKSDIVFVIGGSLGIHKDVLNRANGTISFSKMTFPHQLMKVVLLEQVYRGFRIIRGEPYHK
- a CDS encoding arsenate reductase family protein, encoding MNIQIFGKKKCFETKKAERYFKERKIKFQKIDLIQKGISPGELKSIAQSIGLENLINENSSFYEESGLSFTRDPETISNILLDYTEVLITPIVRNGKKATIGYKPEIWKTWD
- a CDS encoding IS110 family transposase, which codes for MSNYYHLPVVGIDVAANFSVVTALKPNGDVFRKNLKISHTLGGFNKLLLFLQKIEEEFNDSPKVFCESTGIYHLTLLHFLVKNQIDIHVINPLITNSNKNSNIRKVKTDKLDSLSIAKICKFDNVKTSTFTSEEFLHLKLLVREYYKVVDLKANLKKTFSNNIYINYPGLQNAFANITGKTPLIFIRKYPTPKHLLNAEPKVVIELLTKSSRRGSSWANNKYNKLIKIANSANIIGITPLLFESKVIRFSESFDFYTNQLRNIVDEIHQYIDNASFGEVFKQNINLLKSFKGLGDITAITLLVEMGDINNFSKPQQLVAFFGVDPSVNQSGNFSGDRNKMSKRGTAIGRRALYTVALASIRTSKNKKPINLVLYEYYHIALDKKKKKVKLVAVMNKLLRYIFSILKNQKPYEVRNPLVHKRMFLESKLHNPVAA